Proteins from one Triticum aestivum cultivar Chinese Spring chromosome 7A, IWGSC CS RefSeq v2.1, whole genome shotgun sequence genomic window:
- the LOC123151209 gene encoding uncharacterized protein codes for MLPQTLAGFLYTSTDNSRRGQHFASLSGNGAAPFDLSLPYLHNNKDDKGITQVDACNGLLLYRRHKKNKVTPWKKEDDFGFVVCNPAIGRWMELPPQPQAPPRRYTYITGLAIDPAVSSHFHILLFEETYTGYYITGVNIYSSRTGAWSHRDSSGMVEKVTLFSRSKCVFAGGMMYLMGNLEDINGEYVLVGVDMEGKVWKTICTPYVQRFGTIGLSQGCLHYAVASVGDYNAIQFTEIALWCLKDRDSKELVLKHTANINKLMSITGKMYVVVEIHPDCDTIFLVSFRGDTLAAYDMQHQKVGCILNLEKNTRQFLPYVPLFSESLADEDGR; via the coding sequence ATGCTGCCGCAGACCCTCGCCGGCTTCCTCTACACGTCCACCGACAACAGCAGACGCGGCCAGCACTTTGCCAGCCTCTCCGGCAACGGTGCAGCCCCGTTCGACCTTTCCCTCCCTTACCTTCACAATAACAAGGACGACAAGGGCATCACCCAGGTGGACGCCTGCAATGGCCTTCTTCTCTACCGTCGCCACAAGAAGAACAAGGTGACCCCTTGGAAAAAAGAGGACGATTTCGGTTTTGTGGTGTGCAATCCCGCCATAGGGAGGTGGATGGAGCTGCCCCCACAACCGCAGGCGCCACCGAGAAGATATACCTACATCACAGGCCTGGCTATTGATCCGGCAGTCTCGTCCCATTTTCACATTCTTCTTTTCGAAGAGACCTATACTGGATACTACATCACAGGAGTGAACATCTACTCATCGCGAACAGGAGCCTGGAGTCATAGGGACAGCAGTGGGATGGTTGAGAAAGTCACCCTGTTCTCTAGGAGTAAATGTGTCTTTGCTGGAGGTATGATGTACCTCATGGGCAATCTGGAGGACATCAACGGTGAGTATGTGCTGGTGGGGGTGGACATGGAGGGGAAAGTGTGGAAGACTATCTGCACTCCGTATGTTCAAAGATTTGGAACCATTGGATTGTCTCAGGGGTGCTTACACTATGCTGTAGCTTCTGTCGGTGATTACAATGCAATCCAGTTTACTGAGATAGCGCTCTGGTGCCTCAAGGATCGTGACAGTAAAGAATTAGTCCTGAAGCATACCGCCAACATCAATAAGCTTATGAGCATCACTGGAAAGATGTACGTGGTGGTTGAGATTCATCCAGATTGCGACACCATTTTCTTGGTTTCATTTCGTGGTGATACCTTGGCAGCCTACGATATGCAACATCAGAAAGTTGGCTGTATCCTTAATCTTGAGAAGAATACACGACAATTTCTACCTTATGTTCCTCTGTTCTCGGAATCATTAGCAGATGAAGATGGGCGGTAG
- the LOC123152763 gene encoding putative F-box protein At3g52320 has product MDGWEASKIRVFSVKVDDGRAEALRALLVGKDWKRQNDTVRSLAELPHPTHSSPAPRKKKTGSQIAPDGSTHSAQQPPPAAPPPASGTHRLPLTGTQQHDDGDSADPRPHATRPRNHTQLAAASRRCSSSESDPLQLFLNLCKLHSSTTAVLSSEKRSSAGGVPINHRRPKRRSIPCIGPSASTPWRRRRRGNLLEEHQAEAGQPSGGDGGQPAHRRPHPGVLCCLPARSVHRFKCVSVLWRDLLVDPANRNKFPQALAGFLYTAISNNGRHHHFASVSGAAIPFDPPLPYLQPNKYSGITQVDACNGLLLYRRYNNKDDSHLVVCNPVTRRWFELPPQPQLLELANRRTRTTGLAFDLAVSSHFHVLNFEHTYLETYITRVNIYSSRTGAWRHRNCGMSEKCTLFIGGRCVFVDGLLYVMGNLNYVINNYVLLGLDMEGKVCKTISVPYGRGFGTIGSSQGCLHYAIPSFDDNKQISRIELWCLQDSDSKELVLKHTARFNELMSLTGKKHRIVGIHPDCDTIFLLSRGHGDTLVAYDMQHKQVGCIFKLEKNSTQRFLAFTESLANADGQ; this is encoded by the exons ATGGATGGATGGGAGGCAAG TAAAATCAGGGTGTTTTCTGTAAAAGTTGACGACGGACGGGcagaagcactccgtgctttattagtagggaaagattgGAAGAGACAGAATGACACGGTGCGTTCACTGGCGGAGCtac CACACCCAACACACAGTAGCCCGGCACCCAGGAAAAAAAAAACTGGCAGCCAAATCGCGCCCGACGGATCGACACACAGCGCACAGCAGCCGCCGCCCGCGGCGCCGCCACCGGCAAGCGGCACACATCGTCTGCCGCTCACCGGCACACAGCAGCACGACGACGGCGATTCGGCCGACCCACGACCCCACGCCACGCGGCCACGCAACCACACGCAGTTAGCAGCGGCAAGCCGGCGCTGCAGCTCCTCTGAATCCGATCCTCTCCAACTTTTCTTGAATCTCTGCAAATTGCACAG CTCCACGACTGCTGTGTTGTCCTCCGAGAAGCGAAGCTCCGCTGGTGGCGTCCCCATCAACCATCGCCGCCCTAAAAGAAG ATCTATCCCCTGCATAGGCCCTTCCGCATCCACTCCATGGAGGAGACGGAGAAGGGGAAATCTTCTGGAGGAACACCAAGCTGAGGCTGGGCAGCCATCCGGGGGTGACGGTGGCCAGCCTGCTCACCGACGACCTCATCCTGGAGTCCTCTGTTGTCTCCCTGCGAGATCCGTCCATCGCTTCAAGTGTGTCTCTGTACTCTGGCGTGACCTCCTCGTCGACCCCGCCAACCGCAATAAGTTTCCCCAGGCCCTCGCCGGCTTCCTCTACACGGCCATCAGCAACAACGGGCGACACCACCACTTTGCCAGCGTCTCCGGCGCGGCAATCCCGTTTGACCCTCCCCTCCCTTACCTACAGCCAAACAAGTACAGTGGCATCACCCAGGTGGACGCCTGCAATGGCCTCCTTCTCTACCGCCGCTACAACAACAAGGACGATTCCCATTTGGTCGTGTGCAATCCCGTCACCAGGAGGTGGTTTGAGCTGCCCCCTCAACCTCAACTGCTGGAGCTGGCAAACAGACGTACCCGTACCACCGGTCTAGCTTTCGACCTGGCGGTCTCGTCCCATTTCCATGTTCTTAATTTTGAGCATACCTATCTAGAAACTTACATTACTCGGGTGAACATCTACTCCTCCCGGACAGGAGCCTGGCGTCATAGGAATTGTGGGATGTCTGAGAAATGTACGCTGTTTATCGGTGGTAGATGCGTCTTTGTTGACGGCTTGCTCTACGTGATGGGCAACCTTAATTACGTCATCAACAATTATGTGTTGTTGGGGTTAGACATGGAGGGGAAAGTGTGTAAGACCATCAGTGTGCCGTACGGCCGAGGATTTGGTACGATTGGATCATCTCAGGGGTGCTTACACTATGCTATACCTTCCTTCGATGATAACAAGCAAATCTCTAGGATAGAACTCTGGTGCCTCCAGGATTCTGATAGTAAAGAATTGGTCCTAAAGCATACTGCCAGATTCAATGAACTTATGAGCTTGACTGGGAAGAAGCACAGGATTGTTGGGATTCATCCAGATTGTGACACCATTTTCCTGCTTTCACGTGGACATGGTGATACCTTGGTAGCGTACGATATGCAACATAAGCAAGTTGGATGTATCTTTAAGCTTGAGAAAAACAGTACACAACGATTTCTAGCCTTCACAGAGTCATTAGCAAATGCAGATGGGCAGTAG